One segment of Zonotrichia albicollis isolate bZonAlb1 chromosome 4, bZonAlb1.hap1, whole genome shotgun sequence DNA contains the following:
- the CALML3 gene encoding calmodulin-like protein 3, with protein MGKPLCHPQCRLPRNPDPQLGLCWDLKPHPGSSRTRARAAQGGWVILLSFPSSQSSWIHSHCCSCRCRERPCEGGGSVSISSSSSSSCGGSAMAERLSEEKIAEFKEAFSLFDRDGDGCITTRELGTVMRSLGQNPTEAELQDMVGEVDADGSGTIDFPEFLSLMARKMRDTDSEEEIREAFRVFDKDGNGYISAAELRHVMTNLGEKLTDEEVDEMIKEADCNNDGQVNYEEFVRMMTEK; from the coding sequence ATGGGCAAACCACTGTGTCACCCCCAGTGCCGCCTGCCCCGAAACCCAGATCCCCAATTAGGGCTTTGCTGGGATCTGAAACCccaccctgggagcagcaggacgAGAGCCAGGGCGGCCCAAGGGGGTTGGGTgattctcctctcctttcccagctcccaaagCTCCTGGATCCATTCCCATTGCTGCTCCTGCCggtgcagggagaggccctgCGAGGGAGGAGGCTCCgtttccatctcctcctcctcctcctcctcgtgcGGCGGCAGCGCCATGGCCGAGCGGCTGTCGGAGGAGAAGATCGCCGAGTTCAAGGAGGCCTTCTCGCTCTTCGACCGCGACGGCGACGGCTGCATCACCACGCGCGAGCTGGGCACCGTCATGCGCTCGCTGGGCCAGAACCCCACCGAGGCCGAGCTGCAGGACATGGTGGGCGAGGTGGACGCCGACGGCAGCGGCACCATCGACTTCCCCGAGTTCCTGTCGCTGATGGCGAGGAAGATGAGGGACACGGACAGCGAGGAGGAGATCCGGGAGGCGTTCCGCGTCTTCGACAAGGACGGCAACGGCTACATCAGCGCGGCCGAGCTGCGGCACGTCATGACCAACCTGGGCGAGAAGCTGACGGACGAGGAGGTGGACGAGATGATCAAGGAGGCCGACTGCAACAACGACGGGCAGGTCAACTACGAGGAGTTCGTGAGGATGATGACGGAGAAGTGA
- the NET1 gene encoding neuroepithelial cell-transforming gene 1 protein isoform X2, whose translation MVAHDELGGLLPIKRTIRVIDAQNQHFREQEEPSTKRVRPLARVTSLANLISPVRNGAVRRFGQTIQSFTLRSDSKSPGCAQKSCSRSAAPTPPKRRNSVLWSEMLDVNTKESLSTKEIKRQEAIYEMSRGEQDLIEDLKLARKAYHDPMLKLSIMSEEELTHIFGDLDSYIPLHEDLLASLGEATKPDGTVEQIGPILVKWLPRLHAYKGYCSNQLAAKALLDQKKQDRRVQDFLQRCLESPFSRKLDLWSFLDIPRSRLVKYPLLLKEILRHTPKEHPDIHILQEAISIIQGVLSDINLKKGESECQYYIDKLEYLDEKQKDPRIEGSKALLCHGELKNKNGHKLYVFLFQEMLVLTRPVTRNERQAFQVYRQPIPVQELLLEDLQDGDVKMGGSFRGAFGNSDKAKNIFRVRFQEPGPGRSHTLQANDVFHKQQWLSCIRAAIAPFHQNPAGPELAELPELSEEGEENNPNVELDSGETKELPSHRNKSREKQLGGKRKETLV comes from the exons ATGGTGGCGCACGACGAGCTCGGTGGGCTTCTGCCCATCAAAAGGACTATCCGGGTCATCGACGCGCAGAACCAGCACTTCAGGGAGCAGGAG GAGCCAAGCACGAAACGGGTCCGGCCTTTGGCACGAGTCACCTCCCTGGCCAACCTGATCTCCCCCGTCAGAAATGGGGCCGTTCGGCGCTTTGGGCAGACAATCCAG TCGTTCACCCTGCGCAGCGACAGCAAatcccctggctgtgcccagaagTCGTGCAGCAGGTCTGCTGCTCCCACTCCCCCCAAGAGAAGGAACAGCGTCCTTTGGTCTGAGATGTTGGATGTGAACACGAAGGAGTCCCTGAGCACCAAGGAGATCAAGCGCCAGGAG GCCATCTATGAAATGTCCAGGGGAGAGCAGGACCTGATTGAAGACCTGAAGCTGGCCAGAAAG GCCTACCACGACCCCATGCTGAAACTCTCCATCATGTCTGAGGAGGAGCTCACCCACATTTTTGGGGACTTGGATTCCTACATTCCTCTGCATGAAG ACTTACTGGCAAGCCTGGGAGAAGCAACAAAACCAGATGGAACCGTGGAGCAGATTGGGCCCATCCTTGTGAAGTGG ctcccccgcCTGCACGCCTACAAAGGCTACTGCAGCAACCAGCTGGCAGCCAAAGCGCTGCTGGACCAGAAGAAGCAGGACAGGAGGGTGCAGGATTTCCTGCAGCGCTGCCTCGAGTCTCCCTTCAGCCGCAAGCTGGACCTGTGGAGCTTCCTGGACATCCCTCGGAGCCGCCTGGTCAAATACCCCCTGCTCCTCAAGGAGATCCTCAGGCACACCCCCAAGGAGCACCCCGACATCCACAtcctgcaggaggct ATCTCCATAATCCAAGGAGTCCTCTCTGACATCAACCTGAAGAAGGGCGAGTCGGAGTGCCAGTACTACATTGACAAGCTGGAGTACCTGGATGAGAAGCAGAAGGATCCAAGGATTGAAGGCAGCAAAGCTTTGCTGTGCCACGGGGAGCTGAAGAATAAAAATGGACAT aagCTCTACGTCTTCCTCTTCCAAGAAATGCTGGTGCTGACGCGGCCGGTGACCCGCAACGAGCGCCAGGCGTTCCAGGTGTACCggcagcccatccctgtgcaggagctgctcctcgaGGACCTCCAGGATGGAGATGTCAAAATGGGGGGCTCCTTCCGAGGGGCTTTCGGCAATTCTGATAAAG CCAAGAACATTTTCCGGGTGCGTTTccaggagccggggccgggccggtcGCACACACTACAGGCCAACGATGTGTTCCACAAACAGCAATGGCTGAGCTGCATCCGCGCCGCCATCGCCCCCTTCCACCAAAACCCTGCCGGCCCCGAGCTGGCCGAGCTGCCCGAGCTCAGCGAGGAGGGCGAGGAGAACAACCCCAACGTGGAGCTGGACTCGGGGGAAACCAAGGAGCTCCCATCCCACAGGAACAAATCCAGGGAGAAGCAGCTCGGCGGGAAGCGGAAAGAAACGCTGGTGTAG